One window from the genome of Dyadobacter sp. CECT 9275 encodes:
- the aspS gene encoding aspartate--tRNA ligase has protein sequence MLRSHTCGELSLEHVNQNVVLCGWVQRVRDKGGMVWLDLRDRYGITQLLFEEGKTKTSVLEAARSLGREFVISASGEVIERLSKNDKIATGAIEIRVSELNILNPAKLPPFLIEDETDGGDDIRMKYRYLDLRRNTVRKNLQLRHQVARHTRTYLDELDFIEVETPVLIKSTPEGARDFVVPSRMNPGEFYALPQSPQTFKQLLMVAGFDRYYQIVKCFRDEDLRADRQPEFTQIDCEMSFVTQEDILNTFEGLIRNLFKNVKGLDIPEVPRMTYADAMRLYGSDKPDIRFGMQFVELKGEDSDLVSGKGFSIFDDAELVVGIAASGCASYTRKQVDELTDWMKRPQIGAKGLIYVRYNTDGSIKSSVDKFYSEEDLRQWVEKFNAQPGDLLLLVSGPADKARKQLNELRLEMGSRLGLRNPDDYRALWVLDFPLLEYGEEENRWFAMHHPFTSPKPEDIALLETDLGKVRANAYDMVINGVEVGGGSVRIFERELQQKMFGILGFSPEEAQAQFGFLMNAFEFGAPPHAGIAFGFDRLCSLFGGADSIRDFIAFPKNNSGRDVMIDSPSTIADAQLKELAISVSSDAKQ, from the coding sequence GGCATCACGCAGTTGTTGTTTGAAGAAGGCAAAACAAAAACTTCCGTTTTAGAAGCTGCCCGTTCCTTGGGTCGTGAGTTTGTTATTTCGGCATCGGGGGAGGTCATAGAGCGACTCTCCAAAAATGATAAAATTGCAACCGGAGCCATTGAAATAAGGGTTTCTGAGCTCAATATCCTCAATCCTGCCAAGTTACCTCCGTTTCTGATCGAGGATGAAACAGATGGCGGAGACGATATCCGGATGAAATACCGGTATCTGGATCTCAGAAGAAACACGGTACGGAAAAACTTGCAGCTAAGGCATCAGGTGGCGCGCCATACCAGAACTTATCTGGATGAGCTTGATTTCATTGAAGTGGAAACACCAGTGCTTATCAAATCAACGCCGGAAGGCGCCCGTGACTTTGTAGTACCCAGCCGGATGAATCCCGGTGAATTTTACGCACTGCCGCAATCGCCCCAAACCTTTAAACAATTACTGATGGTAGCCGGTTTCGACCGTTATTATCAAATTGTAAAATGTTTCCGCGACGAAGATCTCAGGGCAGACCGACAGCCTGAGTTTACACAGATAGACTGTGAAATGTCGTTTGTAACGCAGGAAGATATCCTTAATACCTTTGAAGGACTGATCAGGAACCTTTTCAAAAACGTAAAAGGCCTGGATATTCCCGAAGTTCCCCGCATGACGTACGCCGATGCCATGCGCCTTTACGGATCCGATAAACCGGATATCCGTTTTGGAATGCAGTTTGTTGAATTAAAGGGAGAAGATAGCGACCTGGTCTCTGGAAAAGGATTTTCAATCTTTGATGATGCCGAACTGGTCGTCGGGATTGCCGCCTCCGGCTGCGCGTCTTATACCAGAAAACAGGTCGACGAACTGACAGACTGGATGAAACGCCCGCAAATCGGCGCCAAAGGATTAATTTACGTCAGATACAATACGGACGGCAGTATCAAATCCTCGGTTGATAAATTCTACTCAGAAGAGGATCTGCGCCAATGGGTAGAAAAATTCAATGCCCAACCGGGAGACCTTTTACTATTGGTTTCAGGGCCGGCAGACAAAGCCCGCAAACAATTGAACGAGCTCCGGCTGGAAATGGGTTCACGCCTGGGACTACGCAATCCTGACGACTACCGTGCACTGTGGGTACTGGACTTCCCCCTGCTCGAATATGGAGAAGAAGAAAACCGTTGGTTTGCCATGCACCATCCATTTACCAGCCCCAAACCAGAGGATATTGCACTTTTAGAAACCGATCTGGGAAAGGTAAGAGCCAATGCCTATGACATGGTCATCAACGGTGTAGAAGTGGGTGGCGGATCCGTACGTATTTTTGAAAGAGAACTTCAGCAAAAAATGTTTGGCATCCTAGGATTCAGCCCCGAAGAAGCCCAGGCACAATTTGGATTCCTGATGAACGCATTTGAATTTGGAGCACCCCCTCATGCCGGAATAGCCTTTGGATTCGACCGCCTCTGTTCACTTTTTGGCGGCGCAGATTCTATCCGTGACTTCATTGCCTTCCCAAAAAACAATTCGGGACGTGACGTTATGATAGATTCACCGTCTACAATAGCGGACGCGCAATTGAAAGAACTTGCGATTTCGGTAAGCAGCGATGCTAAGCAATGA
- a CDS encoding SLBB domain-containing protein, translating to MHLIKLKKLDFLKLLFILAAIAHQSIQAQNINPQQISTSQALEFYQKAKASGMSDMDIEQAALQKGYTLDQISEMRKRLQEAQTTVQPASTGRTVLDETRKNNDTATVNKKLVGVKQDITSRPVFGVSFFSNSSMTFEPNLRIATPRNYILGPEDELNVDIYGNSVDNFRLKVSPEGTVKMLNLAPVPVNGLTIEQASERIVSRLRQAYSSLNRPGGGTYSTITLGNVRSIRVMVTGEVTRPGSYTLSSLATAFNVLYQAGGPNTNGSYRNIEVIRNNKLIRTIDLYRFLVDADLKDNIALQDQDIVLIRPFTARVELAGEIKRPGLFEAKDGDTFNDLLRYAGGYTPTAYSASIQFRRNTGTELKVGTILAEEVKSFTPQNGDVYQIGKILDRIENRVIIEGAVFREGEYAIDSQSNTVKKLLQRAEGIREDAFLNRAVIQRQNKTLRPEIIAFDLGKILNGEAEDIPLIREDIVTIKSIDDLKEGYSLQVYGSVLNPGTMDYYEGMTVADVIFKAGGYTEGAVPYRIEVSRRVKADTSGLLPAQNVRIFTLNVTDNLQFNEQDQQFKLSPYDIIFVRRSPRYEVQKTISITGEVTYPGSYTILTNFERITDLFPKAGGLKKEAYLQGSRFYRNNELVAVDLNAIIDKPQLPANLLLNDGDSLFISRKSETVRIQGGVQNPSLVNFDQAFSFKDYISQAGGYAERAWKSRVYVSYPNGRTFRTRKFLFFNTRPKVEPGSVVTVPVKEVKQERQTTAGEKIALISLITTVAVTLIRLF from the coding sequence ATGCATCTGATTAAATTGAAAAAACTCGACTTTCTAAAACTTCTGTTTATACTGGCGGCCATCGCTCACCAATCCATTCAGGCGCAAAACATCAATCCTCAGCAGATTTCTACAAGCCAGGCATTGGAATTTTATCAAAAGGCCAAAGCCAGCGGTATGTCTGATATGGATATTGAGCAAGCTGCTCTACAAAAAGGATATACGCTGGATCAAATCAGCGAGATGCGTAAAAGGTTACAAGAAGCTCAAACCACCGTTCAGCCTGCTTCTACGGGCAGAACAGTATTGGATGAAACCCGTAAAAACAATGATACGGCAACCGTAAATAAAAAACTGGTAGGTGTAAAGCAAGACATTACTTCCAGGCCTGTTTTCGGAGTTTCCTTTTTTAGTAACTCCTCCATGACCTTTGAACCCAATCTGAGGATTGCTACACCCCGAAATTACATTCTGGGACCAGAAGATGAACTCAATGTTGATATTTACGGAAATTCAGTAGACAATTTCCGATTAAAAGTAAGTCCGGAAGGAACCGTCAAAATGCTCAATCTTGCCCCTGTTCCTGTGAACGGCTTAACCATTGAACAGGCTTCTGAGCGGATCGTAAGCCGCTTGAGACAAGCCTATTCCTCATTAAACCGGCCTGGAGGCGGCACGTATTCAACCATTACCTTAGGAAATGTACGAAGCATCCGTGTGATGGTAACCGGTGAAGTTACACGCCCGGGAAGTTACACTTTATCATCCCTCGCCACCGCATTTAATGTGCTTTACCAGGCAGGAGGCCCCAACACAAACGGGTCCTACAGGAATATTGAAGTTATACGTAACAACAAGCTTATCAGGACCATTGACCTGTACCGCTTTCTTGTAGACGCCGACCTCAAGGATAATATAGCGCTGCAAGATCAGGATATAGTACTGATCAGACCGTTTACCGCCCGAGTTGAACTGGCAGGAGAAATTAAACGCCCAGGACTTTTTGAAGCCAAAGACGGAGATACCTTTAACGACCTTCTGCGTTATGCAGGAGGCTACACTCCAACAGCCTACTCGGCCTCCATTCAATTCAGGCGTAATACCGGGACAGAGTTGAAAGTTGGTACCATTTTGGCTGAGGAAGTCAAATCTTTTACACCGCAAAACGGGGATGTGTACCAGATAGGGAAAATTTTAGACCGCATCGAAAACAGGGTGATTATTGAAGGTGCTGTATTCCGGGAAGGTGAATATGCCATTGATAGCCAATCCAATACAGTAAAAAAATTACTGCAACGCGCGGAAGGAATCCGGGAGGATGCTTTTTTAAACCGGGCCGTTATTCAGCGCCAGAATAAAACACTGAGACCCGAAATTATAGCTTTTGATTTAGGCAAAATTTTGAATGGTGAGGCCGAAGACATCCCTCTGATCAGAGAGGATATTGTAACAATCAAATCGATTGATGATCTTAAAGAAGGGTATAGTCTGCAGGTCTACGGCTCTGTTCTGAACCCCGGAACCATGGATTATTACGAAGGCATGACCGTAGCCGATGTCATATTTAAAGCGGGTGGATACACCGAAGGTGCTGTGCCCTACCGTATAGAGGTATCAAGGCGGGTGAAGGCAGATACCTCTGGTTTGCTCCCAGCCCAAAACGTTCGGATTTTTACCCTGAATGTAACCGACAACCTTCAATTTAACGAGCAGGATCAGCAATTTAAGCTCTCCCCTTATGATATTATTTTTGTCCGCCGTTCGCCACGTTACGAAGTGCAGAAAACCATCAGCATTACCGGAGAAGTTACCTATCCCGGCTCCTATACTATACTTACCAATTTCGAGCGCATTACCGACTTGTTCCCTAAGGCAGGCGGCTTAAAAAAAGAAGCCTACCTGCAAGGATCCCGGTTCTACCGGAATAACGAGCTCGTTGCCGTCGACCTTAACGCCATCATTGATAAGCCGCAACTACCCGCCAATCTATTGTTGAACGATGGTGATTCTTTGTTTATTTCCAGGAAATCCGAGACAGTTCGCATCCAGGGAGGAGTCCAGAATCCATCTCTGGTAAATTTTGACCAGGCATTTTCCTTTAAGGATTACATCTCCCAGGCCGGCGGTTATGCCGAACGTGCCTGGAAAAGCAGAGTATATGTGTCCTACCCAAACGGACGTACCTTCAGGACGAGAAAATTTCTGTTTTTTAATACACGTCCAAAAGTCGAGCCAGGTTCGGTTGTCACCGTCCCTGTGAAAGAAGTTAAACAAGAGAGGCAAACAACAGCTGGCGAAAAAATAGCACTGATATCGTTAATTACAACTGTTGCTGTAACTTTAATTAGGCTATTTTAA
- a CDS encoding Wzz/FepE/Etk N-terminal domain-containing protein produces the protein MSSISDNTPEKPVFTITVYEVFQFLQRHYFKLILSVTVFAILGILYSYTLPKTYKAQTLVLPEYGMGESSSSAFVKAAMGLTNTDGAEKLVPTLYPQVLQSTPFGMYILEQPISDKNNKNYKTLKAYLESQNKPSALLDIFPTSEKKGTAPQLKNKNILFFSATEQALIKSASNLVKVVIIKTENVISIECEITDPVVAAQLVEIAKNYLINYVEDYRTSKAVQQVEFLTQRVLEAKRKQQSAEYNLQTYRDRNRNSFLNVARIEEQRLQSEFTLAQSIYSDLSLKLEQARIKVKEEKPVFKVLEPVNIPLNKNGPNRKLITILFGFTGGILMFLYLILVKEKFLNRILIT, from the coding sequence ATGTCAAGTATTTCAGATAACACTCCAGAAAAACCAGTTTTCACAATAACTGTTTATGAAGTATTTCAATTCTTACAAAGGCACTATTTCAAATTAATTCTATCTGTAACAGTCTTCGCAATACTTGGTATTCTTTACAGCTATACCCTACCCAAAACTTATAAAGCTCAGACACTAGTACTTCCAGAGTATGGTATGGGTGAATCTTCCAGTTCTGCCTTTGTAAAAGCTGCAATGGGTCTGACCAATACCGATGGAGCCGAAAAACTGGTTCCAACATTGTACCCTCAGGTATTACAAAGTACTCCCTTTGGGATGTATATACTTGAGCAACCCATATCGGACAAAAACAATAAGAATTATAAAACACTTAAAGCCTATTTAGAAAGCCAGAATAAACCTAGTGCCTTATTGGATATTTTCCCAACCTCAGAAAAAAAAGGCACAGCACCCCAACTGAAAAATAAAAATATCTTGTTCTTCTCCGCTACGGAACAAGCATTAATCAAAAGTGCTTCTAATTTGGTAAAGGTTGTAATAATTAAAACCGAGAATGTAATCAGTATCGAATGCGAAATTACAGATCCTGTAGTGGCAGCTCAATTAGTTGAAATTGCTAAAAATTATTTGATCAACTATGTAGAGGACTACCGAACCAGTAAGGCTGTCCAACAAGTGGAATTCCTAACTCAACGCGTTTTGGAAGCCAAAAGGAAACAACAATCCGCCGAATATAATCTTCAAACCTATAGAGACAGAAACCGGAATTCATTTTTAAATGTCGCCCGTATAGAAGAGCAACGGTTACAATCCGAATTTACTCTTGCCCAGTCCATCTATTCAGATCTCTCGCTTAAGTTAGAACAGGCAAGAATTAAAGTAAAAGAGGAAAAACCTGTTTTTAAAGTTTTAGAACCCGTTAATATTCCTCTTAATAAAAATGGCCCCAACAGGAAGCTAATAACTATATTATTCGGGTTTACGGGAGGAATTCTGATGTTTCTTTATCTGATTTTGGTGAAAGAAAAATTTTTAAACAGGATATTAATAACTTAG
- a CDS encoding O-antigen translocase, protein MKLLKASAFSGIITIVRTLTGFVSNKFVALYLGPSGIALVGQFINFASIVTTIANGAINNGIIKYTSEYSNDEEKSKSLYSNALWVSLSFSIFVALFLITGAPYISQQILNDSQYSWSIIALGGGIILYSLNTLLISILNGRGQLKEYTIINVLGSFVSLIFTIVMVYYYNIQGALLSLALSQSIVFFITLYKIIESPWFEWQFFSQKVDKQILKNLSKFTAMAATSVACVSFSQMLVRTNIINTNGLHNAGIWQGMLRIGESHLLIVVTALSTAYLPRLSSAKGDKEIKLEILSGYKIAIPFLLVSCILIYVFRTLIITALYSKDFSSMEGLFLFQLLGNLFKVLAWMISFLMQAKAMAKTYILTEIIFASIYVLLSEFFISQYGFEMVMVAFFLTYLIYFLSMIFIFRKILFIR, encoded by the coding sequence GTGAAGCTCTTAAAGGCATCAGCATTTTCAGGTATTATAACCATCGTACGAACTCTTACTGGATTTGTATCCAACAAATTCGTAGCCTTGTATTTAGGACCTAGTGGAATTGCATTAGTCGGTCAGTTTATCAACTTCGCGTCAATTGTAACAACTATTGCTAATGGGGCAATTAACAACGGTATAATTAAATATACCTCAGAATATAGTAATGATGAGGAAAAGTCCAAATCGCTTTACAGCAATGCTCTATGGGTAAGCCTTTCCTTCTCGATCTTTGTTGCTCTATTTCTCATCACCGGTGCTCCTTACATATCACAACAAATTTTAAACGATTCCCAATACAGCTGGTCAATTATTGCATTGGGCGGCGGTATCATTCTATATTCCTTAAACACTCTCCTTATCTCAATTTTGAATGGCAGAGGACAGTTAAAAGAATATACCATAATTAATGTCCTAGGAAGCTTTGTATCGTTAATATTTACGATCGTTATGGTGTACTATTATAATATACAAGGCGCTCTACTTTCTCTTGCCTTATCCCAATCAATAGTATTTTTCATTACACTTTACAAAATTATAGAAAGTCCATGGTTCGAATGGCAGTTTTTTTCTCAAAAAGTTGATAAACAGATCTTAAAAAATCTATCCAAATTTACCGCAATGGCCGCAACTTCGGTTGCTTGCGTGTCATTCTCACAAATGCTCGTACGTACAAATATAATTAATACGAATGGCCTGCATAATGCAGGCATATGGCAGGGAATGCTCCGAATAGGAGAATCGCACTTGTTGATTGTCGTCACAGCTTTATCGACCGCTTATCTTCCTAGATTATCTTCGGCAAAAGGAGATAAAGAAATTAAACTCGAAATCCTTTCCGGTTATAAGATTGCTATTCCGTTTCTACTGGTAAGCTGCATACTTATTTATGTCTTCAGAACTTTAATCATAACTGCCTTATACTCCAAAGATTTTTCATCCATGGAGGGCTTATTTTTATTTCAACTGTTAGGAAATTTATTTAAGGTATTAGCTTGGATGATTTCTTTTCTAATGCAGGCTAAAGCAATGGCAAAAACTTACATTTTAACGGAAATAATATTTGCATCAATTTACGTTCTTCTTTCAGAATTTTTTATCTCACAGTATGGATTTGAGATGGTTATGGTTGCATTTTTTTTAACCTATCTTATCTATTTTTTATCTATGATATTTATATTCAGAAAAATACTTTTTATTAGATAG